The proteins below are encoded in one region of Colletotrichum lupini chromosome 5, complete sequence:
- a CDS encoding endopolygalacturonase 1: MVSSLLALGALAATAIAAPLDARASCTFTDAAAAIKGKASCTSIILNGIVVPAGTTLDMTGLKSGTTVTFQGKTTFGYKEWEGPLISFSGTNININGASGHSIDCQGSRWWDSKGSNGGKTKPKFFYAHSLKSSNIKGLNVLNTPVQAFSINSATTLGVYDVIIDNSAGDSAGGHNTDAFDVGSSTGVYISGANVKNQDDCLAINSGTNITFTGGTCSGGHGLSIGSVGGRSDNTVKTVTISNSKIVNSDNGVRIKTVSGATGSVSGVTYSGITLSNIAKYGIVIEQDYENGSPTGTPTNGVPITGLTLSKITGSVASSGTNVYILCASGACSNWKWSGVSVTGGKKSTKCSNIPSGSGAAC, from the exons ATGGTTTCTTCACTTCTCGCCCTCGGCGCCTTGGCCGCCACTGCTATCGCTGCTCCCCTCGATGCTCGCGCCAGCTGCACCTTCACCGATGCTGCTGCCGCCATCAAGGGCAAGGCTAGCTGCACCAGCATCATCCTCAACGGCATCGTCGTCCCTGCCGGTACCACCCTCGACATGACCGGTCTTAAGTCCGGCACCACT GTCACCTTCCAGGGCAAGACCACCTTCGGCTACAAGGAGTGGGAGGGACCCCTTATCTCCTTCTCCGGTACCAACATCAACATCAACGGTGCCTCTGGCCACTCCATCGACTGCCAGGGTTCCCGTTGGTGGGACTCCAAGGGAAGCAACGGCGGCAAGACCAAGCCCAAGTTCTTCTACGCCCACAGCCTCAAGAGCTCCAACATCAAGGGTCTCAACGTCCTGAACACCCCCGTCCAGGCCTTCTCCATCAACAGCGCCACCACCCTCGGTGTCTACGATGTCATCATTGACAACTCCGCTGGTGACTCCGCCGGCGGCCACAACACCGACGCCTTCGACGTCGGCTCCTCCACCGGCGTCTACATTTCCGGCGCCAACGTCAAGAACCAGGACGACTGCCTCGCCATCAACTCCGGCACCAACATCACCTTCACCGGCGGTACCTGCTCCGGTGGCCACGGTCTGTCCATTGGCTCCGTCGGCGGCCGCTCCGACAACACCGTCAAGACCGTCACCATCTCTAACTCCAAGATCGTCAACTCCGACAACGGTGTCCGCATCAAGACTGTCTCCGGCGCCACTGGTTCCGTCTCCGGCGTCACCTACTCCGGCATCACCCTCTCCAACATTGCTAAGTACGGTATCGTCATCGAGCAGGACTACGAGAACGGCTCCCCCACCGGCACCCCCACCAACGGCGTCCCCATCACCGGCCTCACCCTCTCCAAGATCACCGGCTCCGTCGCCTCCTCCGGCACCAACGTCTACATCCTCTGCGCTTCCGGTGCCTGCAGCAACTGGAAGTGGAGCGGCGTCAGCGTCACCGGTGGCAAGAAGTCCACCAAGTGCTCCAACATCCCCAGCGGCAGCGGTGCTGCTTGCTAA
- a CDS encoding multicopper oxidase: MDDVERGSDQKRFLSPSLTISTDFNLDHLESSSYSSATEDNGEKSPFLPTQDDDERPQLLRSQSEGSLLSRVSTGFFGVFIFFFIFYASDQLYPATAPHRSQTAVYVVKEPIPSSPQLRDSSEYVLGSSWDFNAAPSIREHYWTISDAIFNPDGIFRPMMLINNQFPGPLIECNEGDTIVVHVRNEAANATAIHFHGMYQNGTNSMDGTVGVTQCPIAPNATFTYRFTVENQSGTYWHHAHHSNQASDGLVGPLVVHPRKNQGTRDQYSTDRVVMISDHYHNTSAELLMDYLQSDQENEEPVPSSGLINGRNYRDCADFDGWSCQNEKSRISSLETFSLAPNERHRLRFINTGAFAEFQIEIDEHPLYITEVDGTDVRPEPFHRLNILPAQRYSVVLETNLTTANSFWLRARMTTHCFARENPWLDSEVKGIIRYATPGLSSKEKTYESASELSEPQSKSWDEAVDVDCRDMNTTLLRPVDAIPAPNVTAIMYLRANFEIGAWRLSRGFFNASTWHANVTSPALYRFMDAAKSDNDTLLPSTTGVNDMTFDPENELVYQTQGIQTVNIIISNFDDGAHPFHIHGHKFFVLKQSPTGYPPEEMAELEAELAASGVLENPLRRDTVTVQGYGWAVVRVVLDNPGVWTFHCHNAWHAEAGMVMMIAARVETAKEWKVASEEEVRLCGLPGVEKGVRPSDDIWFGNFG, from the coding sequence ATGGACGACGTTGAGCGAGGAAGCGAtcaaaagaggtttttgagTCCATCTCTAACGATCTCCACCGATTTCAACTTGGACCATCTGGAATCTTCGTCTTATAGTTCAGCTACTGAGGACAATGGCGAGAAATCGCCATTTCTTCCTACCCAAGATGATGATGAGAGACCGCAACTGCTGAGGAGTCAATCAGAGGGCTCTTTACTGAGTCGAGTCTCTACAGGCTTCTTTGGCGTTTTCATATTCTTCTTCATTTTTTATGCATCAGATCAGCTTTACCCTGCGACTGCACCGCATCGTTCTCAAACGGCGGTCTATGTGGTCAAAGAACCGATACCATCATCGCCACAATTGAGGGACTCGTCGGAATACGTTTTGGGCTCTTCGTGGGACTTCAACGCCGCGCCAAGCATCAGAGAGCACTACTGGACCATCAGCGATGCGATCTTCAACCCTGATGGGATCTTTCGGCCGATGATGCTCATCAACAACCAGTTTCCCGGACCTCTCATTGAGTGCAACGAAGGAGACACTATTGTTGTCCACGTCCGCAACGAAGCCGCCAATGCCACAGCCATTCATTTTCACGGCATGTATCAAAACGGCACGAACTCCATGGACGGCACCGTCGGCGTGACGCAGTGCCCTATTGCACCCAACGCGACGTTCACGTACAGGTTCACGGTCGAGAACCAGTCAGGAACGTATTGGCACCACGCACATCACAGCAACCAAGCTTCTGATGGACTCGTCGGGCCGCTCGTCGTCCACCCGAGAAAAAACCAGGGAACCAGAGACCAATACTCAACCGATCGGGTTGTCATGATCTCGGACCACTATCACAACACATCGGCCGAGTTGTTGATGGACTATCTTCAATCAGACCAAGAGAATGAAGAGCCTGTGCCGTCGAGTGGCCTCATCAACGGGCGCAACTATCGCGATTGTGCTGACTTTGACGGATGGAGTTGCCAGAACGAGAAATCTCGTATATCCTCGTTGGAAACCTTTAGCCTGGCTCCAAATGAGCGACATCGCCTGAGGTTCATAAACACTGGTGCCTTTGCCGAATTTCAGATCGAAATCGACGAGCATCCGCTCTACATCACCGAGGTCGATGGGACTGATGTCCGCCCTGAACCCTTCCACCGCCTCAATATCCTTCCGGCACAGCGCTACAGTGTGGTCCTTGAGACCAATCTCACCACTGCCAACTCATTCTGGTTGCGAGCTAGGATGACCACGCACTGCTTCGCACGAGAAAATCCCTGGCTCGATTCAGAAGTGAAGGGGATCATCCGGTATGCCACACCAGGACTCTCTAGCAAAGAGAAGACGTATGAATCGGCATCGGAGCTCAGCGAACCACAAAGCAAGAGCTGGGACGAAGCTGTAGATGTCGACTGTCGAGACATGAACACAACTTTACTCAGACCTGTCGATGCAATTCCAGCACCCAATGTCACAGCCATAATGTACCTCCGCGCCAACTTCGAAATAGGAGCATGGCGTCTATCGCGGGGCTTCTTCAACGCCTCGACGTGGCACGCCAACGTCACCTCGCCGGCTCTGTATCGCTTCATGGACGCCGCGAAAAGCGACAATGACACGTTGTTGCCGTCTACAACCGGCGTAAACGACATGACCTTCGATCCAGAGAATGAGTTGGTGTACCAGACGCAAGGCATCCAAACGGTCAACATCATCATCAGCAACTTTGACGACGGCGCACACCCGTTCCATATCCATGGGCATAAGTTCTTCGTACTGAAGCAGTCCCCAACGGGCTACCCACCCGAAGAAATGGCCGAGTTGGAAGCAGAACTCGCGGCTTCGGGTGTTCTGGAGAATCCGCTCAGAAGGGACACCGTAACAGTCCAAGGCTACGGGTGGGCAGTCGTCAGAGTCGTGCTGGACAATCCGGGTGTGTGGACGTTCCACTGCCACAACGCATGGCACGCAGAGGCGGGCATGGTAATGATGATTGCAGCGAGAGTCGAGACGGCCAAGGAGTGGAAGGTGGCGAGCGAAGAGGAAGTAAGGCTCTGCGGGTTGCCTGGGGTCGAGAAAGGGGTTCGGCCTAGTGATGACATTTGGTTTGGGAACTTTGGTTGA
- a CDS encoding phosphoesterase, with protein MPLTSRTAVQGRSPGLEALGFLCARHVVLSTARLKAFSASSSSTMHYAVAAAIFAAGAHAAAVAPLCARATSSSSSGGWETRYTATGTAAVAAAAAATAKTSSPTSNVKGKAFDRFVIIWNENTDYDKAIGDPNFAWLAKKGITLSNNFAVTHPSEPNYFASVSGDYLGMNNDNFNRADRNVSTVFDLLDTQGISWAAYQEDMPFSGFEGMAWVKNLSMVYPERSQFHKDLKANKLPQWLFCTPNMTSDGHDASVTTAGAWNRKFLEPLLEDKNFMNNTLVLVTWDENETYTQKNRILGILLGDSIPKELVGTTDSNFYNHYSELATVEANWDLPTLGRWDVGANVYKFVADKTKSVIRQWSNTSTVPDRYFNQSYAGFFNSKTAKQYPKPNLALDENAAGRKILESIKATWKDSKAPTYYEDTVQVLDGLNPPPGYKA; from the exons ATGCCGCTCACGAGCCGAACTGCCGTTCAAGGCAG GAGTCCCGGCCTTGAGGCTCTTGGTTTTCTTTGTGCTCGCCACGTCGTTCTTTCAACCGCTCGTTTGAAGGCCTTTTCAGCTTCATCATCTTCCACGATGCATTACGCAGTTGCCGCAGCTATCTTCGCGGCCGGCGCCCATGCCGCTGCCGTAGCGCCTCTCTGTGCTCGAGCGACCTCTTCAAGCTCTTCTGGAGGTTGGGAGACTCGGTACACTGCCACCGGCACCGCTGCtgtcgctgctgctgctgctgccacaGCCAAGACTAGCAGCCCAACCAGCAACGTCAAAGGCAAGGCTTTCGACCGCTTTGTCATTATCTGGAATGAGAATACCGATTACGATAAGGCTATCGGTGATC CCAACTTTGCTTGGCTTGCCAAGAAGGGCATCACGCTGTCCAACAACTTTGCCGTCACTCATCCTTCTGAGCCCAACTACTTTGCATCGGTTTCTGGAGATTATCTGGGCATGAATAACGATAACTTCAATCGCGCCGATCGCAATGTTTCTACTGTGTTTGATCTCCTGGACACACAAGGAATCTCATGGGCGGCCTACCAGGAAGACATGCCGTTCTCAGGTTTCGAAGGCATGGCATGG GTCAAGAACCTGTCCATGGTCTACCCGGAGCGATCACAGTTCCACAAAGACCTCAAGGCCAATAAACTACCCCAATGGTTATTTTGCACGCCGAACATGACTTCGGACGGTCACGATGCGTCTGTCACTACTGCAGGTGCTTGGAACAGGAAGTTCCTTGAGCCACTGCTGGAGGATAAGAACTTCATGAACAACACATTGGTTTTGGTCACTTGGGACGAGAATGAGACGTACACGCAAAAGAACCGCATTCTTGGCATTCTTTTAGGAGACTCAATCCCTAAAGAGCTCGTTGGCACTACGGACTCAAACTTCTATAACCATTATTCTGAGCTTGCTACAGTTGAGGCCAACTGGGACCTCCCGACCCTCGGAAGGTGGGATGTCGGCGCCAACGTCTACAAGTTTGTCGCAGACAAGACCAAGAGCGTCATTCGTCAGTGGAGCAACACCTCGACAGTGCCCGACCGCTACTTCAACCAGTCGTATGCTGGTTTCTTCAACAGCAAAACCGCGAAGCAGTACCCAAAGCCCAACTTGGCTCTGGACGAGAATGCAGCCGGCAGGAAGATTCTCGAGTCCATCAAGGCGACCTGGAAAGACAGCAAAGCTCCTACGTACTACGAGGATACTGTTCAGGTTTTGGACGGACTTAACCCGCCTCCTGGCTACAAGGCATAA
- a CDS encoding short-chain dehydrogenase → MSSGLTYLITGANRGIGKGFTTLLLQRPSTTIIVGVRDPAAAASKALYDLPKAEGSKIIVVKIDSSVESDPAAAVATIQKEHGITALDVVIANAGISHTSADVAATSTKVALDHFAVNSVAPLVLFGATKPLLKESKSKNPIFVAISSVIGSNGLAETIFQIPSPVSPYGASKAALNWFVRRLHFEEPWLTAFVFHPGLVETDMAAGLAAQTGADLSAFGAIPVKKSVDDMVATIDKATREISGSFKNHDGTDLPW, encoded by the coding sequence ATGTCTTCCGGACTCACTTACCTCATCACCGGCGCCAACCGTGGAATCGGAAAGGGCTTCACCACCCTCCTCCTACAGCGCCCCTCAACAACAATCATCGTCGGCGTCCGCGACCCAGCCGCTGCAGCCTCAAAGGCCCTCTACGACCTCCCCAAGGCCGAAGGCTCCAAGATCATCGTCGTCAAGATCGACTCCTCAGTCGAGTCCGACCCCGCCGCCGCTGTAGCAACAATCCAAAAGGAGCACGGCATCACGGCCCTCGACGTCGTCATCGCCAACGCCGGCATCTCCCACACCTCGGCCGACGTCGCCGCCACCTCCACCAAGGTCGCCCTGGACCACTTCGCCGTCAACTCGGTCGCGCCCCTCGTCCTCTTCGGCGCCACTAAGCCCTTGCTCAAGGAGAGCAAGTCCAAGAACCCCATCTTTGTCGCAATCTCCTCCGTGATCGGCAGCAACGGCCTCGCCGAGACGATTTTCCAGATCCCCAGCCCCGTCAGCCCATACGGTGCGTCAAAGGCTGCGCTCAACTGGTTCGTGCGCCGGTTGCACTTTGAGGAGCCGTGGTTGACTGCCTTTGTCTTCCACCCTGGTCTGGTCGAGACGGATATGGCTGCTGGTTTGGCGGCTCAGACCGGCGCTGACCTTAGTGCTTTCGGTGCCATTCCTGTCAAAAAGAGTGTGGATGATATGGTTGCTACTATTGACAAGGCTACCAGAGAGATCAGCGGATCGTTCAAGAACCACGATGGCACTGATTTGCCTTGGTAA
- a CDS encoding serine carboxypeptidase S28: MPIRDRKAVVNPPTTPRSHYGDLVAFGPWAPCDAGRAKPVVLCSEDPRLSVTMKASLALLSCLAVAQAHFAFQPIQPPLRAEDEEEGILSKREAGFFEQLIDHNDPSLGTFQQRYWWNSTYWEGPGSPVVFFTPGESEAAPYTGYLTDRAITGAIAKAIGGAVVMVEHRNWGTSLPYAVQDTKNLQQHTMTNAVLDFANLARNVQLPFDKNGSSNAPQAPWVYTGGSYSGVLAAAIAKLAPGTFWAYHSSSGPVEATYDYWSYFLPIQNGMPKNCSHDFERIIDHVDNVLLTGSDDEIYSLKKKFGLQDLAHKEDFASALVGPLGYWQSIQLYSGYSAFYEMCDTVQGAIGNFSAPNATYSADGVGLTKALNNYANWWSTNYLPGTCASYGIEEWSDPMNVACFDSFNATSPIYTDWSAENPFGRTWYWMTCNEPFFYWQTGAPKDRPSIVSRFVTPEYYQSQCDLFFPRQGEFTYASNAGKTAADLNKATDGWFFTNTTRLMWSNGEFDPWRSASVSSELRPGGPLKSRPGAPVHLIPGSRHCNDLLVRNGAVNEDMQEVITAEVDQMKAWVDTFYASKGKYRRRSTRSL; this comes from the exons ATGCCTATCAGAGACCGTAAAGCCGTTGTCAACCCGCCTACAACCCCCCGGTCTCATTATGGAGACCTCGTCGCATTTGGCCCTTGGGCCCCGTGCGATGCCGGG CGTGCCAAGCCAGTCGTTCTATGTTCTGAAGATCCTCGGCTCTCTGTCACCATGAAGGCCTCGCTCGCCTTGCTCAGCTGTCTCGCGGTGGCTCAAGCCCACTTCGCCTTTCAGCCCATTCAGCCTCCTCTGAGGGCCGAAGATGAGGAGGAAGGAATTCTCTCCAAGAGAGAAGCCGGTTTCTTTGAGCAGCTCATCGACCACAATGACCCGTCTCTCGGGACCTTCCAGCAGAGATACTGGTGGAACTCCACGTACTGGGAGGGACCTGGCTCTCCG GTGGTGTTCTTCACGCCTGGAGAATCAGAGGCTGCCCCTTACACCGGATACCTCACGGATCGGGCCATCACAGGAGCCATTGCCAAGGCAATCGGCGGTGCCGTCGTTATGGTTGAGC ACCGTAACTGGGGAACCTCCCTGCCGTACGCGGTCCAAGATACCAAGAACCTCCAGCAGCACACAATGACGAATGCCGTCCTCGACTTTGCCAACCTCGCCCGCAATGTCCAGCTGCCTTTCGACAAGAACGGCAGCAGCAACGCCCCGCAAGCT CCCTGGGTGTACACCGGCGGATCCTACTCTGGCGTTCTGGCCGCAGCCATCGCAAAGCTCGCTCCGGGAACCTTCTGGGCCTACCACTCCAGCAGCGGTCCCGTCGAGGCGACCTACGACTACTGGAGCTACTTCCTCCCCATTCAGAACGGCATGCCCAAGAACTGCAGTCACGATTTTGAGCGGATCATCGACCACGTCGACAACGTCTTGCTCACTGGCAGCGATGACGAGATCTACTCCCTGAAGAAGAAGTTTGGCCTCCAGGACCTTGCTCACAAGGAGGACTTTGCCTC GGCTCTCGTCGGACCCCTTGGCTACTGGCAGTCCATCCAGCTGTACTCGGGATACTCTGCCTTCTACGAAATGTGCGATACCGTCCAAGGCGCCATTGGTAACTTCTCGGCACCCAACGCGACGTACAGCGCAGACGGCGTCGGCCTTACAAAGGCTCTGAACAACTACGCCAACTGGTGGAGCACTAACTACCTCCCAGGAA CTTGCGCATCCTACGGCATCGAAGAGTGGTCAGACCCCATGAACGTCGCCTGCTTCGACAGCTTCAACGCCACGAGCCCCATCTACACCGACTGGAGCGCCGAGAACCCGTTCGGCCGGACCTGGTACTGGATGACCTGCAATGAGCCCTTCTTCTACTGGCAGAC CGGTGCTCCCAAGGATCGTCCCTCAATCGTCTCGCGCTTCGTTACACCGGAGTACTACCAGAGCCAATGCGACCTCTTCTTCCCCAGGCAAGGCGAGTTTACCTACGCCTCCAACGCAGGCAAGACCGCCGCAGATCTGAACAAGGCGACGGACGGCTGGTTCTTCACTAACACCACGCGCCTCATGTGGTCCAACGG CGAGTTCGACCCTTGGCGCTCCGCCTCCGTGTCCAGCGAGCTCCGTCCCGGCGGCCCGCTCAAGTCCCGCCCCGGCGCGCCGGTCCACCTCATCCCGGGATCCCGCCACTGCAACGATTTGCTTGTGAGAAACGGCGCTGTCAATGAGGATATGCAGGAGGTCATCACTGCTGAGGTTGATCAGATGAAGGCTTGGGTTGACACATTCTATGCCTCTAAGGGCAAGTACAGACGCCGCTCTACACGGTCTCTGTGA
- a CDS encoding NADH-ubiquinone oxidoreductase B18 subunit: protein MAGDSAPREATREEMREAKLPLPYRDSCAGLLIPLNRCRVDTWYLPWKCNDERHSYEKCQYDEFKKRVAKMNELRAEKGTRSN from the exons ATGGCCGGAGACTCAGCACCAAGGG AAGCGACCCGCGAGGAGATGCGGGAGGCGAAGCTCCCCCTCCCCTACCGCGACAGCTGCGCCGGTCTCCTCATCCCCCTCAACCGCTGCCGTGTCGACACTTGGTACCTTCCGTGGAAGTGCAAT GACGAGCGCCACAGCTACGAGAAGTGCCAATACGACGAGTTCAAGAAGCGTGTCGCCAAGATGAACGAGCTCCGCGCGGAGAAGGGAACGAGAAGCAACTAG
- a CDS encoding voltage gated chloride channel: MASDDGETNENSPLLPTSQTRQSISTPSHQPSLSKADQALGQSPPLGDRLPYNDYTTIDWLRDLTKDSSRARRLRARSGIRGTAARWFDQCQGWIAAAVIGALTALVAFVVDVSVATVSDWKEGYCRTNVFLDRGQCCWGVSETGTCDAWNPWVGEGDGGGYVASYAVYVLFALLFGIVAGNVTMTTKASLPAVDAGSAVTAGAMMEGKTMYMAAGSGIPEIKTILSGFVIPHFLDFKVLVVKAVGATFAVSTGMCLGKEGPFVHISTCVGWLVANRFPKYRDNPRKMREMLSVACSSGLSVAFGAPIGGVLFSYEEISTYFPRRVLWRAFLCSLIAAIALKALNPTGTGKLVLFETSYGVDYDPVHYLVFVLLGVVGGVFGGVFCKANFLWSNRFRRYDIVKKHPVLELCCVVLATALLQYPNVLIRDTGDVALSRLLVDCKEPDGNWICQQEGSNDKKLYMLQLASGAVIKLLLTIITFGCKVPSGIIIPALDGGALFGRLVGQFVGGISPGIFAMVGAAAFLAGVSRMTVSLAVIMFELTGEVTYVPAFMCAILTAKWVADAISGESVYDLSQHLLGHPFLDAEQAHEVVRKREATARELVPPAGTMEEITLWVGSQYRVRRDVLAEKLRKLKARGLMDAGLVLVSDAGLLFGYLPEAEVEYAVLTGGEAEELDLRTGVMTELVDRTPLTVCAEAPMEHVLEMFGKLGPRYIIILEPETSKVLGVVLKKRLLDFLDRAKAS; encoded by the exons ATGGCCTCAGACGACGGTGAAACCAACGAGAATAGCCCCCTCCTCCCAACATCCCAAACCAGACAGTCCATCTCGACCCCATCCCACCAACCCTCACTTTCCAAAGCAGACCAAGCCCTAGGCCAATCGCCCCCTCTAGGCGACCGCCTGCCCTACAACGACTACACCACCATCGACTGGCTCCGCGATTTGACAAAGGACTCCTCCCGCGCCCGTCGCCTCCGCGCACGCTCAGGTATCCGCGGCACCGCAGCGCGCTGGTTCGACCAGTGCCAGGGTTGGATCGCCGCCGCGGTCATCGGCGCGCTCACTGCCCTCGTTGCCTTTGTCGTCGACGTCTCCGTGGCGACGGTGAGCGATTGGAAGGAGGGGTACTGCAGGACGAATGTTTTCCTGGACCGTGGGCAGTGTTGTTGGGGGGTGTCGGAGACGGGGACTTGCGATGCTTGGAACCCCTGGGTTGGTGAGGGCGATGGAGGAGGCTACGTCGCCAGCTATGCTGTCTACGTCTTGTTTGCCCTCCTCTTCGGTATCGTCGCGGGAAACGTCACCATGACTACCAAAGCCTCCCTACCAGCCGTCGACGCCGGTAGTGCCGTCACAGCAGGTGCCATGATGGAAGGCAAGACAATGTACATGGCCGCCGGCAGCGGCATCCCCGAGATCAAGACGATTCTGTCGGGCTTCGTGATCCCCCACTTCCTAGACTTCAAGGTCCTGGTCGTGAAAGCCGTGGGCGCAACCTTTGCCGTGTCGACGGGCATGTGTCTGGGCAAAGAGGGTCCTTTTGTCCACATCTCGACGTGCGTCGGGTGGCTGGTGGCCAACCGGTTCCCCAAGTACAGGGACAACCCGCGCAAGATGCGGGAGATGCTGAGCGTGGCATGCTCTTCTGGCCTGTCCGTCGCTTTTGGTGCGCCGATTGGCGGTGTGCTGTTCAGCTACGAG GAAATCAGCACGTACTTTCCACGACGCGTACTATGGCGCGCGTTCCTGTGCTCACTCATCGCGGCCATTGCTCTCAAAGCGCTGAACCCCACGGGAACCGGGAAGCTGGTGCTCTTCGAGACGAGCTACGGGGTCGACTATGACCCGGTGCACTACTTGGTGTTTGTGTTGCTGGGTGTCGTTGGCGGCGTGTTCGGCGGAGTATTCTGCAAGGCCAACTTTCTTTGGTCCAACCGTTTCCGCAGATACGACATCGTCAAGAAGCATCCCGTGCTCGAGCTATGTTGTGTCGTATTGGCCACCGCTCTGCTGCAGTACCCAAACGTGCTCATCCGCGACACGGGCGACGTGGCACTCTCGAGGCTACTAGTCGACTGTAAGGAGCCAGACGGTAACTGGATATGTCAGCAGGAGGGAAGCAACGACAAGAAATTGTACATGCTGCAGCTTGCAAGCGGCGCGGTCATCAAGTTGCTCCTGACTATCATCACCTTTGGATGTAAAGTCCCCTCTGGCATCATCATCCCCGCTCTCGACGGCGGCGCTCTTTTCGGACGATTGGTCGGCCAGTTCGTTGGTGGGATCTCGCCTGGTATTTTCGCAATGGTCGGCGCGGCGGCCTTCCTCGCGGGCGTGAGCAGGATGACTGTGAGCTTGGCTGTTATCATGTTTGAGCTGACTGGCGAGGTGACGTACGTGCCAGCCTTTATGTGTGCCATCCTGACCGCCAAATGGGTGGCGGACGCGATCTCGGGGGAATCAGTGTACGATCTCTCGCAACACCTGCTAGGCCACCCCTTTCTTGATGCGGAGCAAGCTCACGAGGTGGTGCGGAAGCGAGAAGCCACCGCCCGTGAGCTGGTTCCTCCGGCCGGGACAATGGAGGAGATCACTCTGTGGGTGGGCAGCCAGTACCGCGTCCGTAGGGATGTGCTGGCGGAGAAGTTGCGGAAGCTGAAGGCCAGGGGACTCATGGATGCGGGCCTCGTTCTTGTCAGTGACGCTGGACTGCTGTTCGGCTATCTGCCCGAGGCAGAAGTAGAATATGCGGTGCTGACTGGCGGCGAAGCGGAGGAACTTGATTTGCGGACTGGCGTCATGACTGAGTTGGTTGACCGAACGCCGCTCACAGTCTGCGCCGAGGCCCCGATGGAGCACGTTTTGGAGATGTTCGGGAAGTTGGGTCCGAGGTACATCATCATCCTTGAGCCGGAGACATCGAAGGTCCTGGGCGTTGTGCTTAAGAAGCGACTGCTGGACTTTCTGGATCGGGCGAAGGCATCTTGA
- a CDS encoding GTP cyclohydrolase II, protein MPDFEGKPDGAGAPNDWREDTHQLPSFYSPKQKTVDGPSDHASGTAHPEPEQLSLSNPAAAAAPATADDDAASTTSATQIPPPSLLSPAFTPPATPGTSTPLTAEAAPRGVPVDSSVPSGGCGTKRPRLLETLPEVQCIVRARIPTVNGTEMFLHLYTNNVDNKEHLAIVFGPHIRSQSLDAPRPGETEMDRMIRGAYTGRLFPGRSTSGMPGGVATPVGEEPPAQRGPALVRIHSECYTGETAWSARCDCGEQLDEAARLMSLPGNTNGGIIIYLRQEGRGIGLGEKLKAYNLQDLGSDTVEANLLLRHPADARSYGLATAMLQDLGQSEVRLLTNNPDKIRAVEGPNREVRVTERVAMVPLSWKGRGGFRSNEVEGYLKTKIEKMGHMLDMGGMPH, encoded by the exons ATGCCCGACTTCGAAGGCAAGCCAGACGGCGCGGGAGCGCCCAATGACTGGCGCGAAGATACTCACCAGCTCCCTTCTTTCTATTCTCCGAAACAGAAGACAGTCGACGGCCCATCCGACCATGCCTCGGGCACCGCGCACCCAGAGCCCGAGCAACTGAGCCTCTCCAACCCCGCCGCCGCAGCAGCCCCCGCAACAGCCGACGACGACGCCGCATCGACAACCTCGGCCACCCAGATCCCGCCACCCTCCCTCCTCTCGCCAGCCTTCACACCGCCCGCGACACCGGGGACATCAACCCCCCTCACAGCCGAGGCGGCTCCGCGCGGCGTCCCCGTCGACAGCTCCGTTCCCTCGGGCGGCTGCGGCACGAAGCGCCCCCGCCTCCTCGAGACCCTCCCCGAGGTGCAGTGCATCGTGCGCGCGCGCATCCCCACCGTCAACGGCACCGAAATGTTCCTGCACTTGTATACCAACAACGTCGACAACAAGGAGCACCTGGCCATCGTCTTTGGGCCCCACATCCGCAGCCAGTCGCTCGATGCGCCGCGGCCGGGCGAGACGGAGATGGATCGCATGATTCGCGGTGCGTACACGGGTCGTTTGTTCCCCGGAAGGTCGACGAGCGGTATGCCGGGCGGCGTGGCGACGCCTGTTGGCGAGGAACCGCCTGCCCAGCGCGGGCCTGCGCTGGTAAGGATTCACTCCGAGTGTTACACGGGTGAGACGGCGTGGTCTGCGCGGTGCGACTGCGGCGAGCAGCTCGACGAGGCGGCAAGGCTGATGAGTCTACCCGGGAACACGAATGGTGGTATCATTATCTACCTGCGCCAGGAAGGGCGCGGTATTGGTCTCGGGGAGAAGCTGAAGGCATATAACCTCCAGGACCTCGGCTCGGATACCGTCGAGGCGAACTTGCTGCTGCGTCACCCTGCGGATGCCCGGAGTTACGGGTTGGCGACGGCGATGCTGCAGGATCTTGGGCAGAGCGAGGTGCGCCTGCTGACGAATAATCCTGATAAGATTAGGGCGGTGGAGGGCCCCAATCGCGAGGTGAGGGTTACGGAGCGCGTTGCGATGGTGCCGCTTTCGTGGAAGGGACGAGGCGGGTTCCGGAGCAACGAGGTTGAGGGGTACTTGAAGACAAAG ATTGAAAAGATGGGACATATGCTTGACATGGGTGGCATGCCCCATTGA